A single Paenibacillus kribbensis DNA region contains:
- the cyoA gene encoding ubiquinol oxidase subunit II, with protein MNKKPKAIIALVLTVLTVALLIWTCFYAGGKYVVFDPKGPVGQAQKELIIITTALSALIIVPVMILTFFIIWRYRDSATNKVKYQPHWDDSKKLETVWWAIPIIVICIIAVITARYTYLLEPSKPIASTQKPVTIQVASLDWKWLFMYPEEGIATVNQVHIPKGVPVRFELTADAPMNSFWIPQLGGQIYTMSGMAMKLHLQADHEGTYFGSGANFSGEHFGQMRFDVEVQSDEAYKNWVADIKKQSKPLTKDGYLALAKPGLSQPDEYSSIPDGLFQNIVTKYVVDGASNPHAGHGASTEDSSKSGTEDKGAMDMSHMNMSGHN; from the coding sequence ATGAACAAAAAACCAAAAGCGATTATTGCGTTGGTTTTGACCGTGCTCACGGTAGCATTGCTCATTTGGACGTGTTTTTATGCTGGCGGAAAATACGTTGTTTTCGATCCGAAAGGACCCGTTGGGCAAGCACAAAAAGAGCTGATCATTATTACGACGGCTTTGTCTGCGCTTATAATTGTTCCGGTCATGATTTTGACTTTCTTCATCATTTGGCGCTATCGTGACTCAGCGACTAACAAAGTAAAGTATCAACCCCACTGGGATGACAGCAAAAAGCTGGAGACCGTATGGTGGGCTATTCCAATCATCGTTATTTGCATCATTGCGGTGATCACTGCAAGATATACCTACTTGCTGGAGCCTTCCAAGCCAATTGCAAGTACACAAAAGCCGGTAACCATTCAAGTGGCTTCACTGGACTGGAAATGGCTCTTTATGTACCCGGAAGAAGGTATAGCTACAGTTAACCAGGTTCACATTCCTAAAGGTGTTCCAGTCCGTTTTGAACTGACTGCCGATGCCCCGATGAACTCGTTCTGGATTCCGCAATTGGGCGGTCAAATCTACACCATGTCAGGCATGGCTATGAAACTGCATTTGCAGGCCGATCATGAAGGAACTTACTTTGGCTCGGGTGCAAACTTTAGCGGTGAGCATTTTGGACAAATGCGATTTGATGTAGAAGTCCAGTCGGATGAAGCGTATAAAAACTGGGTCGCTGACATCAAGAAGCAGTCCAAACCGTTGACAAAGGACGGCTATTTGGCGCTTGCAAAACCAGGTTTGTCCCAGCCTGATGAGTATTCTTCGATTCCCGACGGATTGTTCCAGAACATCGTAACCAAATACGTAGTAGACGGTGCTTCCAACCCGCATGCAGGACATGGAGCATCCACTGAAGATTCTTCCAAGTCCGGCACAGAAGATAAAGGTGCAATGGACATGAGTCATATGAATATGAGCGGACACAATTAA
- a CDS encoding cbb3-type cytochrome c oxidase subunit I, with product MLDKIKEFASTFFVTGDPMIYGADVSIALATIGIVFVLTYFKKWGWLWKNWLTTVDHKKVGIMYILASILMLFRGGVDALLMRIQLASPDVTLLHPEHYNQIFTTHGTIMILFMAMPLMFGLFNIAVPLQIGARDVAFPFLNALSFWLFFMGAMLFNLSFVIGGSPDAGWLSYPPLSELQFSPGVGENFYIWGIQISGIGSLATGINFIVTIIKMRAPGMTWMKMPVFTWSVFSSCVIIIFAFPILTITLALLFLDRFGGGHFFTLDFGGNPMMYINLIWMWGHPEVYIVVLPAFGIYSEVISVFSKKKLFGYKSMVYAMFIIAILSFFTWAHHFFTMGSGADVNAFFAISTMVIAIPTGVKVFNWLFTMYRGKIEFKTPMMWSIAFIPNFLIAGLTGVMLSVAPADFQFHNSYFLIAHFHSALIGGVVFGYLAGLYYWWPKMFGFTLPETPGKWAFWFWNIGFYVCFIPQYSLGLMGMTRRLSTYGWDTGWQPLNFVSTIGAFLMGIGFLFQVLQILLGIKNFRKLKDTTGDPWGGHTLEWSIPSPAPEYNFATIPQVEERDDWWAEKDKRAKGIFRKQPPIEAIHMPKNSAIPFIMSVFFFIAGFGFVFGWSFFYIPGLIGVAICMICRSFFSYDADYYIPADEVKRTEAAIRGSV from the coding sequence ATGCTTGATAAAATAAAAGAGTTTGCATCCACTTTCTTCGTCACTGGAGATCCGATGATTTATGGAGCGGACGTTTCCATCGCTCTTGCGACGATCGGGATCGTGTTTGTGCTCACTTATTTCAAAAAATGGGGCTGGCTTTGGAAAAACTGGTTGACGACTGTTGACCATAAAAAAGTCGGTATCATGTATATCCTCGCGTCCATCCTGATGCTATTCCGCGGTGGTGTGGATGCCTTATTGATGCGTATTCAACTTGCTTCACCGGATGTTACATTGCTGCATCCTGAGCATTACAATCAGATCTTTACAACACATGGCACGATCATGATCTTGTTTATGGCGATGCCTTTGATGTTTGGTTTGTTTAATATCGCGGTACCGCTTCAAATTGGTGCGCGCGACGTAGCGTTCCCTTTCCTGAACGCACTGAGCTTCTGGCTTTTCTTTATGGGAGCGATGTTGTTCAACCTGTCCTTCGTTATTGGCGGTTCGCCAGATGCAGGCTGGTTGAGTTATCCGCCGCTTTCCGAATTGCAATTTAGTCCCGGCGTCGGCGAGAACTTCTATATCTGGGGTATTCAGATTTCGGGTATAGGTTCATTGGCTACTGGGATCAACTTTATTGTTACCATTATTAAAATGCGCGCACCTGGTATGACCTGGATGAAAATGCCTGTCTTTACGTGGTCCGTATTTTCATCGTGTGTTATTATCATTTTCGCGTTCCCGATTCTGACGATTACTTTGGCTTTGCTATTCCTTGACCGCTTCGGAGGAGGACACTTCTTTACCCTTGACTTTGGCGGCAACCCGATGATGTATATCAACCTGATTTGGATGTGGGGTCATCCTGAGGTATACATTGTAGTATTGCCTGCTTTCGGTATTTATTCCGAGGTCATTAGCGTATTCTCCAAAAAGAAATTGTTTGGCTACAAATCCATGGTTTACGCCATGTTCATTATTGCGATCCTGTCCTTCTTCACCTGGGCGCATCACTTCTTCACGATGGGATCAGGCGCAGATGTCAATGCATTCTTTGCGATTTCGACGATGGTTATCGCAATCCCGACAGGTGTTAAGGTGTTTAACTGGCTGTTCACGATGTATCGGGGTAAAATCGAATTTAAAACTCCGATGATGTGGTCTATTGCTTTTATTCCGAACTTCCTGATTGCAGGTTTGACGGGTGTCATGTTGTCTGTAGCACCTGCGGACTTCCAGTTCCATAACAGTTACTTCTTGATCGCTCACTTCCACTCCGCTCTGATTGGCGGTGTAGTGTTCGGCTATCTGGCAGGTCTGTACTACTGGTGGCCTAAAATGTTCGGCTTCACGCTGCCTGAAACGCCTGGCAAATGGGCTTTCTGGTTCTGGAATATCGGTTTCTATGTATGTTTCATTCCGCAGTATTCCCTCGGTCTGATGGGTATGACACGTCGTCTGAGCACTTACGGCTGGGATACCGGCTGGCAGCCGCTTAACTTTGTTTCAACCATTGGGGCATTCCTGATGGGGATCGGTTTCTTGTTCCAGGTTCTTCAAATTTTGCTGGGTATCAAGAATTTCCGCAAGCTGAAGGATACAACAGGCGACCCTTGGGGTGGTCATACGCTCGAATGGTCGATTCCTTCACCTGCACCGGAGTACAATTTTGCTACCATCCCGCAAGTAGAAGAACGTGACGACTGGTGGGCAGAAAAAGACAAACGTGCAAAAGGTATTTTCAGAAAGCAACCACCAATTGAAGCAATTCATATGCCGAAAAATTCGGCGATTCCGTTCATTATGTCAGTGTTCTTTTTCATCGCAGGCTTTGGGTTCGTATTCGGTTGGTCGTTCTTCTATATTCCAGGGCTGATCGGTGTGGCAATTTGTATGATTTGCCGCTCGTTCTTCTCCTATGATGCCGATTACTATATTCCTGCAGATGAAGTAAAACGCACGGAAGCCGCAATAAGGGGGTCTGTATAA
- the cyoC gene encoding cytochrome o ubiquinol oxidase subunit III, whose amino-acid sequence MAQAAAHHSHDHDHGHHDPQELKMLGFWIFLVTDVILFSTLFATFVVLRNNTAGGPGGAELFNMTGVIIETFLLLTSSFTSGLAVLAMNKGSLKGLISWLIVTAILGLGFIGFEVYEFVEMVHEGANFGTSAFLSAFFTLVGTHGLHVSLGLVWMIGLMFQVKKRGLTPETKGKVSALSLYWHFLDAVWIFLLSVVYLMGVM is encoded by the coding sequence ATGGCACAAGCTGCAGCACATCACAGCCATGATCATGACCACGGGCATCACGATCCGCAAGAATTGAAGATGCTTGGTTTTTGGATCTTCCTTGTAACGGACGTGATCCTGTTCAGTACCTTGTTTGCAACCTTCGTTGTCCTTCGGAACAATACGGCCGGAGGGCCGGGGGGCGCAGAGCTGTTTAACATGACAGGGGTTATTATTGAAACGTTCCTCTTGCTTACAAGCAGCTTTACAAGTGGTCTGGCCGTGTTGGCCATGAACAAAGGAAGCCTGAAGGGATTAATCAGCTGGTTAATCGTGACGGCGATCCTGGGTCTTGGTTTTATCGGTTTTGAAGTTTACGAGTTTGTTGAAATGGTACACGAAGGAGCCAATTTTGGAACCAGTGCGTTCCTGTCGGCATTCTTCACACTGGTCGGTACGCACGGACTTCACGTTTCCTTGGGTCTGGTGTGGATGATCGGACTCATGTTCCAGGTGAAAAAGCGTGGGCTTACTCCTGAAACGAAGGGTAAAGTCTCAGCATTGAGCTTGTACTGGCACTTTTTGGACGCTGTCTGGATCTTCTTGCTGTCAGTTGTCTATTTGATGGGGGTGATGTAG
- the cyoD gene encoding cytochrome o ubiquinol oxidase subunit IV, which translates to MAQHQSGAGSHGHDDSHGSVKSYVIGFILSIVLTIIPLGVVMNHMLSRTSTMVVILATAVLQFLVQLFFFMHIRESNGPRWNVMTLIFGVVILLTIVGGSVWIMEYNMVAH; encoded by the coding sequence GTGGCACAGCATCAATCAGGAGCAGGTTCGCATGGTCATGATGATTCTCACGGTTCAGTGAAATCCTATGTTATCGGGTTTATTCTGTCCATCGTACTGACCATCATTCCTCTCGGTGTGGTTATGAATCATATGTTGAGCCGCACTTCAACCATGGTCGTTATTTTGGCCACGGCAGTGCTGCAATTCCTGGTTCAGCTTTTCTTCTTCATGCACATCCGTGAGAGCAATGGACCACGCTGGAATGTCATGACTTTGATCTTCGGGGTAGTTATCCTGTTGACCATTGTGGGTGGTTCCGTGTGGATTATGGAATACAACATGGTAGCACACTAA